One genomic region from Thalassotalea sp. PS06 encodes:
- the lspA gene encoding signal peptidase II produces the protein MNFKETGLKWLWLAVLMIIVDQVTKQWVVASMDLYQSIDILPFFNLTYVHNTGAAFSFLADAGGWQRWFFSAIAVGVSTLLVIWMAKAKPEERLICISYALIISGALGNLIDRLAFGYVIDFLDFHLAGHSWPAFNIADSAIFVGAALMIYEAFTNDEEAEKKSAN, from the coding sequence ATGAATTTCAAGGAAACAGGCCTGAAGTGGCTATGGCTTGCGGTACTGATGATCATCGTTGATCAGGTAACCAAGCAATGGGTTGTGGCATCAATGGATTTGTATCAGTCAATCGATATCCTGCCATTTTTTAATCTGACTTATGTGCACAATACTGGCGCAGCGTTCAGCTTTTTAGCGGACGCTGGCGGTTGGCAACGTTGGTTTTTCAGCGCTATTGCCGTGGGTGTGAGCACCTTACTCGTCATTTGGATGGCAAAAGCAAAACCCGAAGAGCGATTAATTTGTATCAGCTATGCCCTGATTATTTCCGGAGCGCTAGGTAACCTAATCGATCGCCTGGCTTTTGGTTATGTTATCGATTTTCTCGATTTTCATCTGGCAGGGCACAGCTGGCCGGCGTTTAATATTGCCGATTCAGCAATTTTCGTTGGCGCGGCATTAATGATTTATGAAGCCTTTACCAACGATGAAGAAGCCGAAAAAAAAAGCGCTAATTAA
- the fkpB gene encoding FKBP-type peptidyl-prolyl cis-trans isomerase gives MSSRCIANDSTVLMHITMKLSDGSAADSTKVTNKPAKVIMGDNSLSPAFESELLGLSVGDNKEFTLEARDAFGEVNPDNIHYLDRSKFNSETPAEVGSIITFSQPGGDLPGIIRQVNDLSVTVDFNHPLAGQAITFVVDVVEIL, from the coding sequence ATGTCGAGCCGTTGTATTGCTAATGACTCTACCGTATTAATGCATATTACCATGAAGCTGTCCGATGGCTCTGCCGCCGACAGTACTAAGGTAACCAATAAACCGGCGAAAGTGATAATGGGGGATAACAGTTTATCACCCGCATTTGAATCCGAGTTGTTGGGATTGTCTGTTGGCGATAATAAAGAGTTTACCCTCGAGGCCAGAGATGCATTTGGTGAAGTAAACCCAGATAACATTCATTATCTGGATCGCAGTAAATTTAATAGCGAGACACCTGCAGAGGTTGGTAGCATCATAACCTTCAGTCAACCCGGCGGAGACCTACCTGGCATTATCCGGCAAGTGAATGACTTATCCGTTACCGTTGACTTTAACCATCCCCTTGCAGGGCAAGCGATAACATTCGTTGTCGATGTGGTAGAAATCCTTTAA